One Suncus etruscus isolate mSunEtr1 chromosome 13, mSunEtr1.pri.cur, whole genome shotgun sequence genomic region harbors:
- the CD200 gene encoding OX-2 membrane glycoprotein isoform X1, with translation MQRLVLRRLLCHGSICRLIWILPAVMLCRAQVLTQNERELLNMPASLRCSLKSPKEVLVVTWQKIKSVSPENIATFSKKFGVVVQPPFKDKLNITQLELKNSTLTIWNTTLEDEGCYKCLFNIFGSGQISGVTCLNLSVQPTVFLHYDFFEDYLNITCSANARPPPVISWNISGSEIQNSTETILHPNGTTSVISVLHVKNPKSQIGKEVICQVLHLGTVTNFRETVNKGLWFSVPLMLSIVFLIILLVLISILVYWKRRRNQDRAWKFTSCPYNIYQSALCMRGVQ, from the exons ATGCAGAGACTG GTATTGAGGAGGCTCTTGTGTCATGGCTCTATCTGCAGACTGATTTGGATATTGCCAGCAGTGATGCTATGTAGGGCACAAG TGTTGACACAAAATGAAAGAGAGTTGTTGAACATGCCTGCTTCCTTAAGATGCTCTCTGAAGAGTCCCAAGGAAGTCTTGGTTGTGACATGGCAGAAAATCAAGTCTGTAAGTCCAGAAAACATAGCCACATTCAGCAAGAAGTTTGGAGTTGTGGTCCAGCCTCCCTTTAAGGACAAGCTAAATATTACTCAGCTAGAGCTCAAAAACTCAACCCTCACCATCTGGAATACTACTCTGGAGGACGAGGGTTGTTACAAGTGCCTCTTCAATATCTTTGGTTCTGGACAAATCTCTGGAGTCACCTGCCTCAACCTCTCTG TACAGCCCACAGTATTCCTTCACTATGACTTCTTTGAAGATTACTTAAATATTACTTGCTCTGCCAATGCTCGCCCACCCCCTGTGATCTCCTGGAATATTTCTGGGTCAGAAATACAGAACTCTACTGAGACTATCTTACACCCTAATGGGACTACATCTGTCATCAGTGTTCTCCATGTCAAAAATCCTAAGAGTCAAATAGGAAAGGAGGTGATCTGCCAGGTGCTGCACCTGGGAACTGTGACCAACTTTAGGGAAACTGTAAACAAAG GCTTATGGTTTTCAGTTCCACTAATGCTAAGTATTGTTTTCCTCATAATACTTCTGGTATTAATCTCAATCTTAGTATACTGGAAACGTCGCCGGAACCAGGATAGAG CCTGGAAATTTACCTCATGCCCCTACAACATCTACCAAAGTGCCTTATGTATGAGAGGTGTTCAATAA
- the CD200 gene encoding OX-2 membrane glycoprotein isoform X2, giving the protein MQRLVLRRLLCHGSICRLIWILPAVMLCRAQVLTQNERELLNMPASLRCSLKSPKEVLVVTWQKIKSVSPENIATFSKKFGVVVQPPFKDKLNITQLELKNSTLTIWNTTLEDEGCYKCLFNIFGSGQISGVTCLNLSVQPTVFLHYDFFEDYLNITCSANARPPPVISWNISGSEIQNSTETILHPNGTTSVISVLHVKNPKSQIGKEVICQVLHLGTVTNFRETVNKGLWFSVPLMLSIVFLIILLVLISILVYWKRRRNQDREP; this is encoded by the exons ATGCAGAGACTG GTATTGAGGAGGCTCTTGTGTCATGGCTCTATCTGCAGACTGATTTGGATATTGCCAGCAGTGATGCTATGTAGGGCACAAG TGTTGACACAAAATGAAAGAGAGTTGTTGAACATGCCTGCTTCCTTAAGATGCTCTCTGAAGAGTCCCAAGGAAGTCTTGGTTGTGACATGGCAGAAAATCAAGTCTGTAAGTCCAGAAAACATAGCCACATTCAGCAAGAAGTTTGGAGTTGTGGTCCAGCCTCCCTTTAAGGACAAGCTAAATATTACTCAGCTAGAGCTCAAAAACTCAACCCTCACCATCTGGAATACTACTCTGGAGGACGAGGGTTGTTACAAGTGCCTCTTCAATATCTTTGGTTCTGGACAAATCTCTGGAGTCACCTGCCTCAACCTCTCTG TACAGCCCACAGTATTCCTTCACTATGACTTCTTTGAAGATTACTTAAATATTACTTGCTCTGCCAATGCTCGCCCACCCCCTGTGATCTCCTGGAATATTTCTGGGTCAGAAATACAGAACTCTACTGAGACTATCTTACACCCTAATGGGACTACATCTGTCATCAGTGTTCTCCATGTCAAAAATCCTAAGAGTCAAATAGGAAAGGAGGTGATCTGCCAGGTGCTGCACCTGGGAACTGTGACCAACTTTAGGGAAACTGTAAACAAAG GCTTATGGTTTTCAGTTCCACTAATGCTAAGTATTGTTTTCCTCATAATACTTCTGGTATTAATCTCAATCTTAGTATACTGGAAACGTCGCCGGAACCAGGATAGAG